A single genomic interval of Agromyces cerinus harbors:
- a CDS encoding IclR family transcriptional regulator, with the protein MVTDDATRAGSQTLSRGIRILEVLADADRALSIDEVAAALGVHRSVAYRLVRTLEHHGLVTRDAAGRLTLGTGLAALASGVARDLQHLALPELNAVANELGMTCLLAVLVDAEEAVTLVSASPRQSVAVVSYRPGHRHPITRGGPGKAILLSLPESAWPAEVPVGLRDEIAESRRRGYALSHDEVVPSLASVAVPLVLPGQPPASIAVIHVSFSQPESEIADRLRLAAEAVTRAYGA; encoded by the coding sequence ATGGTCACCGACGACGCCACCCGAGCCGGGTCGCAGACGCTGAGCCGCGGCATCCGTATTCTCGAGGTCCTGGCCGACGCCGACCGCGCACTCTCGATCGATGAGGTCGCGGCAGCGCTCGGCGTGCACCGCTCGGTCGCCTACCGGCTCGTGCGCACGCTCGAGCACCACGGCCTCGTCACGCGCGACGCGGCGGGTCGCCTCACCCTCGGCACCGGGCTCGCGGCCCTCGCCTCGGGTGTCGCCCGCGACCTGCAGCACCTCGCGCTGCCCGAACTCAATGCGGTCGCCAACGAGCTCGGCATGACCTGCCTGCTGGCGGTGCTCGTCGACGCCGAAGAGGCGGTCACGCTCGTGAGCGCCTCGCCGCGGCAGTCGGTCGCGGTGGTGTCGTATCGTCCGGGCCACCGGCATCCGATCACGCGCGGCGGGCCCGGCAAGGCGATCCTGCTGAGCCTGCCCGAGAGCGCGTGGCCGGCCGAGGTGCCGGTCGGGCTGCGCGACGAGATCGCCGAGAGCCGTCGGCGCGGCTACGCCCTCAGCCACGACGAGGTCGTGCCGTCGCTCGCGTCGGTCGCGGTGCCCCTCGTGCTGCCGGGGCAGCCGCCGGCGTCGATCGCGGTGATCCACGTCTCGTTCTCGCAGCCCGAGTCCGAGATCGCCGACCGGCTGCGGCTCGCGGCCGAGGCGGTCACGCGCGCCTACGGCGCCTGA